The window TGCGCGGCGCCGCCCACCGATCTGCGGCAGCTCGCTGCGCTCCTGCGGCAGGGGACCCTCGTCCTCACCAACGACACCGGCCCGATGCACCTCGCCGTCGCAGCGGGCACGCCCACCGTCGCCATCTTCCTCGTCGGCGACCACCAGCGCTGGGGGCACGAGCTGCCACACTTCGCCGCGGTGCCGGTGGGGCAGCGTCCCGCCGACGAGGCGCTCCTCGCCGAGATCGAGGCCGCCGCCTGCCGGCTCCTCGATGGCGGCAACTGTTCGGCACTCGTCGGTTGACGGCCTGCCGAGCGGCGGCTAGCGTCCACCGCGTGCTGCGCTCCATGACCGGTTTCGGATCGGGCCGTGCTTCTGCCGGCCACGAGGACCTCGCCGTCGAGCTTCGCTCGGTGAACGGGAAATTCTGCGAAGTGAAGTCCCGGCTCCCCCGGGAGCTCCTCGCTCTCGAGAGCGCCGCGGTGCGCCGGGTGAAGGATCGCCTCGCCCGCGGCGGCGTCGACCTCACCGTGCGACGCGGCGGCGGGGGCGGCGGTGGCGACCTCGCGCCGCGGATCGACGAGGCCCTCGCTGCGCGCTACGTGGAGAGCTTCCGCTCGCTGCGCGATCGCCTCGGCCTGGCTGGCGACGTGACCATCGCCGACGTGATCGGCGCGGAGGGTGTGCTCTCGCTCGAGGAGCGGACCCCCGATCTCGAGGCTGCCGGCGAAGCGCTGGCGAAGGCACTCGACGACGCGCTCGATCGCCTCGTCGCCATGCGCGAGCAGGAGGGGAGGGCGCTTCGCGAGGACCTCGCCGCGCGGCTGCAAACCATCGCCGGCCTCGT of the Vulgatibacter sp. genome contains:
- a CDS encoding YicC/YloC family endoribonuclease; this translates as MLRSMTGFGSGRASAGHEDLAVELRSVNGKFCEVKSRLPRELLALESAAVRRVKDRLARGGVDLTVRRGGGGGGGDLAPRIDEALAARYVESFRSLRDRLGLAGDVTIADVIGAEGVLSLEERTPDLEAAGEALAKALDDALDRLVAMREQEGRALREDLAARLQTIAGLVARVAAEAPLAVRQQHERIQQRVAELTGGLQIDPQRLAQEVALLAERSDIAEELTRLDSHLAQFHLLLDATEPVGRRMDFLVQELNREVNTIASKSQWASLAALAVDLKAEIERIREQVQNVE